From the Eschrichtius robustus isolate mEscRob2 chromosome 3, mEscRob2.pri, whole genome shotgun sequence genome, the window CTAAGGCAAAGGGGCTTCTAGCCTGAGAGGTCAGAGTGTAATTCCTGGGTCCTCCACTTATGGATTCTAAGGATGATCTTGGGCAATTTTCTTCAACTCTCTGCACCCATTTTctacctgtgaaatgggaatttTAAGACCTTTAAGACTCAAAAGGTTGCAGTGAGGAATAAATGTAACTCATGCTTATCAGAGGCTTAGCATGGTAACTAACACATGGCGGCACGTGCTCAAGAAATAAGTGCGGTTCTGAGGGTTATGATTCAGATTTTGCTGCCCTCCATGGCTCGCGGAAGGCCTAACTTCATAGCAGGTTTTCTACCTCCTCCTTGTGGATCCCTTTGTGTGAGAGCAGGATCTCTCTCCTAGCCGCTGGAACACCCCATTGGTACCTCTTTTGTGGCACTTACTGCTTGCTGCCATGTCTTTGCCCCCATGGAGGAATACCTGAAAACACTTTATCAATTATTTTATAATCTAGTGATTTTCACAGCCTTTTGTCAAAACGGTCCAACTAGTTACATCTACAGGTTAAAGGGAACATAACATAGGATGTAAAGTCACCACTGCATTTGGTCTAATTGCTGTTAGGTTGTGTTGTTCAGGACTTTCAGCAATGTCTATCACAGGCTATTGGGACAGAGCAGCAAATGCTCTTTGAGAAGCAACTTGACTGGCCTGGACAGAAGACCAAATTCAAAATTGTAGATTTCAGTTCAATAAGTGGATTGATGTTcatggaaagggagagagaaacctAATTTCATAATTATTGCAGcaagaagaaagaatcagaagGTTAGATTgaatcatatgaaattgccatttaGGTAGATCAAAAATAGTCAAGTACAGCTCTTTTCAAATGATTCAACCTTCACAGTTCTTGTAGAAATCTAATCATCCAGGCAACATATCCATAGGATATAACTTATGACAAGGTCTAATGCGACATGAGAGAAAGGGTACCACGGACTTTCCCCTATTTTTTCTGTGACTCAACATCTGTCAACCAACTTCCCATCACAGCTGAGGTAGCATTTTGGAAGCCCAACTGAGAAGCAAGTGTGACTCATACCTGTGGACGCACCAGATGGGTAATTGTATCCATGGCAAACGAAGGGGAGAGGGCTGTGATGTTCTGGAGCAGAGCCATGCCACGGCTGCATGAGGCTGGACGGGCAGATGACTGGCAGATGGAGGCCAGCCTTTTGGGGCAGAGCAGCCTTTGAAGTCAGCGCTGGCTAGTGGAGAGAAACTGATCCAAAACCAAGAATAAGGCTGAGATTGAGGTTGGAGAAAAGGGCGTTACACTGTCCTTGGACAGTATTGACAACAGACCATGTGCCTCTCTATTTACCTCTTATAAACTCTGGATAATGCAAATCTTTATGAAGTTACATTTTTATAAGAAAGCGAAATTACATGAATTGTAAATATTATGTATGGAGATAATGTCAGTGATACTCATTTAGAAGAAATCCTCCCATTGAGCAGTAATGCCCCATGTtggtaatacttttttttttttttgcttgttggcATCTACTAGGCATGTAGACCCCAGATGTCATAAAAGGAAACCCAGATTCCAAGGGAAGTTCTATATGCCAATAACACAGTCTCTTCTTAAATCCCTTCTTCCTTGCTCTCTCCCATTCTTTGCCTGGAATTTGATTTCTATGAGGTTTTTTGCTATCAGTAACTGTGGAAGCCATTCCTAGCTATTTCTTTGCCTCTCATCCCCTCAGCTCCAGCCGCAGGCCTTATTGCTGCTGGAATGTGTCAGCTTGACctctcctcagggcctttgtacaggCCCCGCTGCCTGCACTGTGGTCCCCACATGTCTGCCTGGCTCCCTCACTCCCTGCAGGTACTTGTTCAGAAGTCTCCTTCTCGGAGCAGTCTTCCCTAAGTATTGATGTTTAGAATTATATTGCTTAGTCCTCTTTGCAAATTTTTCTCCAttgcactttttttaaaaaaatttaatttaatttaatttttttatacagcaggttcttattagttatccattttatacatattagtgtatatatgtcaatcccaatctcccaattcatcacaccaccaccaccacccccctgccgctttccccccttggggtccatacatttgttctctacatctgtgtctctatttctgtcctgcaaaccggttcatctgtgctATTTTTCTAGGTGCcatgtatatgcgttaatatacaatatttgtatttctctttctgacttacttcactctgtatgacagtctctagatccattgcACTTTTTAAACAAcatgttatatgtatttattttatattgtctgccttcctcctctcctcccgtTAGGATGTAGGCTCCAGAAGGGCAgacatttttatctgttttgtctGTGGTGTGCTCAgggcctggaacagtgcctggcacagaggcggTACTCACATGTTTGTTGAATACTCAGATGGAGACTAAAAAAGTGTGAGAACTAATGTTCCTGACTTGCTCTTCCTTTAGCCTCCATCTTAAAACAGTTGCATATCTGCAAAACCTTTCTAGAGGTGGAGAAATAGAACCGTTTGCAAAATCGGTTGCAGATTCAACCATATTACACCTTTTGCAGACTCCAGGCTGGATGTAAATTAGATTTCAGCTCTGCTCCTTTtatgaaaagtattttttaaagtataagttcctgggaattccctggtggtccagtggttaggactcggtgctttcactgctggggccccaggttggatccctggtcggggaactaagatcccacaagccatgtggcgaggccaaaataattttttttaattaagtataaGTTCAAGTGAAATAGATTCATACTCACTCCAGCATACTTAATTGTTTTGAAGCAGAGAAATAAAGTGTTTTGCCAACAATTTAATTCACAAATATGTACGAAGCACCTACCATGGGCCAGGCTTCCTATGCTAGGCCTTATAGGAAATAACAGAGGGAAGAAAGTAAgtcccagttctttttttttttttaaagctttttttttttttggtatttatttattaatttattatttatttatttttggctgcatcgggtcttagttgtggcatgcagggcgggatcttttgttgcggtgcacgggcttctctctagttgtggtgcgcgggctcagtagttgcggtacgcgggcttagttgccctgcggcatgtgggatcttagttccccaaccaggggatggaacctgcgtcccctgcattggaaggcggattcttaacaactggaccaccagggaagtcccgtcccAGTTCTTAAGTAGCTTAGGATTGAGAAGAGGGTAGGAGGtgaacaaagacaaagagaatagaAGGCCGCATGTGGCAGCTGTTGTTCTGGGGATAGAATTTGTGCTTCTGCTTTACCCTGGCTCTTGTCTTCATAAGAACCAAGACTTCTATGATGATCTTATGTCCAACCTCAGAGGTTTCCACTGTGTTGCCTCCCCACCCACACAGGAAGGGAAAGGGGTGGGAAATAAAAGGTCAAAGCAGTGCAGAGGGGCACTGGGGCCCTTATGCTCTGCCCAGGCCTGGGGGAGACCAGCCTCCATCTTGCCCAGCACTGCAGCTGACCTGCAGGATACAACCTCCAGGGAGGGCCCACGGGGCAGGGGTGCCTGCTCTGAACCCTGCAAGCTCGCCCAACCCCAGCTAGAGGAGCAGGGAGAAAGGGGGGTTTGCACTGCTTTAACAGAACTGGTGCAATCAGTCAGAAGGGGCCCAGCAGGCCTGGTTCGGTCTCAGGGAATCCTGTCTCCCCTCATAATTGAGGTAAGAGTTCCCTGGCCTTGGGGTGATCAGTTCTAAAAGACAGTCTACACGTTATGAATTCTTTCAGAAGcagttttagaaaaaagaaaattacagacagaCTTGCATGCACAAAAGCTGATCCAACCATTTTGTGAactggttttcttttaatttgatttttttccttaaatatatatttaaaatgaagaggaaggagTAAACATTGTTAAGTGGCATTCAGGCTGGGGAATGGGGACCTGACCCCCGTCTGAGGCTCTCCACAGTGACAAAGCTTATGCCCGAAGATCCGAGTGCTCAGGGAGCTCACAAAGGGGACAACAGCAATGGGATGGGCTACCTGGAAAAAACTGGGGGAAGTGGTGTCTAGTCCAGCTCTGAGACACAGGCAAGAGAAGCCGTGGATACTGCCCCACCCTTTAGAGGGCCCCGCTCTGGCCCTCCCTTATCCACATCCTTCTCCACAGAGCGAGGGGTCCATGAGGCCAAGGGGAGGGGCTCGCCCCACGTCTGCACCACACCACAGGTATCTGGAACCTGTAGTTCGTTGCCCAGATGACTCGGGGCTGCTTGGGTTTACACAGGCCTCTTCCTTTGGTCCATCCTCCTAAGGATTGACTATGCTGCTGGTGAGGCCTCTGCGAGCCCAAGAGGTGGCAAAGAGGCAGTGTTTATGTACGGAGACTGAATGAGACAGCAGGGGTGTCTACATGTGGGCACAAAGCCCTTAGCAGGGCTAGGTAGAGCTGGGGTAGGTAGAGAAGGAGACGGTCTCAGGCCAAGGGCCGGAGGCCCACTTTCTCAGCGCCACCACAAAgtctgagatttttaaatttgaacttGGCCTTTGAGGTCATATGAAGGGATATTTGTCAAGGTAGGAGGATAGAACGTATTTAACAGTTTTTTAACTTgatttattcctttaaaatatttgggtCTCTGGAATGTGGGCCTCCTTTGTCCTCTTGACTCAGCCATGCAAATGTCAGCGCTGGTCCTGGGAGTGTCTTCGGAGATGGGTTTTGATGACTGGGGAGGATGTAGATGGGTCAGGATGGCAGGAAGTAACAAGATAAAAGGCTCAGAAGTGGGCATTTCCAGACAACAGCGAGCAGAGCAGGGGAAGAAAGCCACCATGCTGCATGCCTTCTCCCCTCCAGCTCTTCGGCAGGGCATGGGGGCCCTTGGCCTTCTCAGCCTTGGCTCTGCTTACCTCTTGGGCGtcatctctcctctcctctgtgaCGCTCACTGTGCTCCAGCGTCCTAGGCCATTGGTTCCCACAGCGGGCCGCGCTCTCCTATCCCTGTCTGCACACATGGTTTCTACTCTACTCCCACTGTCCTCTCTCCTGTGTCCCTTCCCAGCCTCGTTGCCTGCTCACCTCCTACCTGTCCCAGGATCTCCCCTAAGACATACCTTCTCTGGAAAGTCTTCCCTGAGGGCCCATGCCCCGCACTGACCCCATCACAACACCCATCCCACTACCTCAAAACTGCCCTGTCTGTCTCTATCAGCCTAGGAGCTTCTTTGTTGAGCTGAGAGAAGTTCAGTGCAGAAGCGGCAAAGTCAAACATTTCATTTTAGCCTACTTTTGACACTTAGTGATTATTACAGCTCTTATAGTGATGTTTGGCCAGAAGAAAAAGTAGAGAAGGAATAGGAAAATTGTTGATAGAGTTGGGTTGGTATAATAGGAAAAgcattatgctttttaaaaattttcctcagGAGGTCTGAGTCCTTATGTGGGTTCTCACTGTGGGTCAGTCAAGCAGACtggcctggtgtgtgtgtgtgtgtgtgtgtgtacacacatgtgcAAGCACAGCAGTGAGATGGGGGCCCTCACTTATCCACCTGGAGCCTCTGTTGGTGAAACATGGGGGTTGGGTTATCAGGGTTTTCAAACCCTCAGAGTCCCTCGGACAGCTCTCCCCTCCAGGGGCCCAGTGAGTGGTCCTGGGCCCTTCTCCCACAGACCAGAACACTCTACTTCACTTACAAGTTGAGTTACCTGTAAAAGTTCATCCTAAGGTTTCCAAACCTGAAAAACCAGGCTCCAAGTCTTGGTGAAAGCTCTAAAGTCCTTTCCAGGTCCCAGTTCCTGGGGTTCTGTGATTCCATAAGAGGAAGTATCAGCTGGGTCCCAGGAAGAATGGGTGCAACTGAACATGGAGGACTAACATGGGGATTAAATGGAATCCAGCAGTTTATGGATCTCGATCAGCCGTGACTCTAAATATCTGCCTTCTTTGCCTCTCTCCCAGGGACTCACTCTCTGAGATATTTTCACCTGGGCGTCTCAGATCCCGGCTATGGGATTCCTGAATTTATTTCAGTTGGGTATGTGGATTCTCATCCCGTCACCATGTATGACAGTGTCTCTCGGTAGAAGGAGCCACAGGCCCCGTGGATGGCGGAGAACCTGGCGTCTGATCACTGGGAGAGGTACGCGCAGCTGCTGCGGGGCTGGCAGCAGACGTCCAAGCTGGAATTGAAGCGGCAGCAGCGTCACTACAATCACTCAGGTGGTGAAGGCAGCGGAGATGAATGCTTTCCGTCTCTAACCCCCCACCCGGTAGAGGTCCCTGGGCTGACAGTGAATGTGAGCAGTTGCTGAGTTGCATTCTTTTGGCAAAGCTTGGACGACCTGGTTGACGGGGTTCAGTGCCTGCCCTCTGTCCTGTGCATctttcaaattgtctgtttctccccCAGGAGCCCTTTACCCCCATATCCCTATCCCATTCGCATTTAGGCTGCTGACCTGtatcttctcctttctcctcctaaATTTGGCCAGCACGCGTCTCATTTCCTGGTGGCCAGGCTTAGTGAGGTGCTTGCTTATGCACAATGACTTACTAAATATATTAACTTTCCCGGGGATATTTCTGGCTCCCGCATATCTCTCCCTTCTCCACTGCACTAAAAACTTTATCAGTTAGTTGTTCCCAATATAGGATCACTCCCAAGGCGGGAATTATCATACTCCTTTTGTATGCAGTAGGTACTCCGCAGATATCTGTAGATAAATGGGCTTACATCACAGGAACTTCCTGGTGACTCAGTGATGCCATGGCAGGCCTGTGCAGTGATGTATTCTGGGGTAGAAGATGTTTCCAGTCATGCCCCCTGTCACGTCACCTGGGCACCCACCTCCGCATCCCCATGTCAacccctcccttcctgcctgcATGTGTATTCCAGGGCTTCCACACTTACCAGAGAATGATTGGCTGTGAGTTACTGGAGGATGGAAACACCACAGGGTTTCTCCAATATGCATATGACGGATAGGATTTCATTATCTTCAATAAAGATACCCTCTCCTGGATGGCTATGGATAATGTGGTTCACATCACCAAGTGGGCATGGGAGGCCAGTCAGCATGAGCTACAATATCAAAAGAACTGGCTGGAAGAAGAATGTATTGCCTGGTTAAAGAGATTTCTGGAGTACGGGAAAGGTACCCTACAAAGGACAGGTAAAGAGGAGGGAGAACACCTTGTCCTCATATCCTCAGAACCCATGGTTTTATACGTAACTTCCTCTCATCTAAGTTACAGCGACCCTATTCTGAAATCCATTTTGTTACTATCATGTTCTGTAACTCTCCATGAAAACTTTCCCTGGTTACTTTTTATCAGCATTTTGACAACATTCCGCAGTTCTTGTCTTGACAGAGTGGAGTACCTCCAGGGACACTTCTTTCTGGGGGGGATCCAGTGAGACAGATCCTTCCATCTCCTGTCAATGATAAGTTGGGAAATACTTTGGGAGGGGATGCAATTCTTCAAGTTGTGTAGTAACCAAGGGCTCACACAACACCAGGATGAGTGAAAATCTGAAATTACCAAGAAGACAAACAGGGTCTTTGCTTTACTAAAGGAGTTAGGATAATATTCCTTTCAGTAAAACTCCTCTTATACATCAAAGATATGATTCAGTTGGTCAACTTTTAGTTAACACAGGACTTTTCATGTACGATTTCATTATTCAAAATGAATTACGTCTGCATCATGCTGTGGGAAACTCCCAGACAAAATGTGCCTTTTCCCGCAGGAGTGATTTTTAATAGTGGAGCTTTCCAGAGCTACGGCGGCCCCTCAGGGAGGCATCTGGGCCACAGGTATGAATATGGACTCTCTGTCCAAGTGCATCAGTTTTGGAGGCAGGTGACTGGAGTTTGTTTCAGTTGTCCCACTCACTAGCTGAATAaccatcttaatttttaaaagtatatttatttatttatttgtttaattttggctgcattgggtcttcgttgctgctcgcgggctttctctagtcgtgggaccagagactactcttcgttgtggagcacgggctctaggcgcacgggcttcagtagttgtggcacgtgggctcagtagttgtggctcgtgggctctagagcacaggatcagtagttatggtgcacgggcttagttgctccacagcatgtgggatcttcctggatcagggcttgaacctgtgtcccctgtattggcaggtggattcttaaccactgcaccaccagataAGCCCCAACCATCTTAATTTTAATGGTTGCAGGTAACAGAAAACTACTCAAACTGGCTTTAGCACAAagaatttgttgttgttggtgaAACAGGGTTCTGGGTTGTTCCTGGTTTTAGATGTTTCctgcaaagaagaaaattaattggGAAATGCAGTTGCTGAGTTCTAATATTGTGTACTCAGTACATAAGATACTTctgtttaggggcttccctggtggcgcagtggttgggaatctgcctgctaatgcaggggacacgggtttgagccctggtctgggaagatcccacgtgccgcggagcaactgggcccgtgagccacaactactgagcctgcgcgtctggagcctgtgctccgcaacgagagaggccgcgacagtgagaggcccgcgcaccgcgatgaagagtggcccccgctcgccgcaactagagaaagccctcgcacagaaacgaagacccaacacagctaaaaaaataaataaataaaataaataaatttatattaaaaaaaaaaagatacttctgTTTAACTTGAACTTATTCTTCCTAGAGCCCCCACTGGTCAGagtaaatcacaaagaaaatttcCAGGGATTGCAACTCTTTACTGCAGAGCTCACGGCTTCTACCCCCCCAGAAATTTCCATGATCTGGATGAAAAAATGGGGAAGAAATTGTCCAAGAAATGGATTATAGAGACATCCTTCCCAGTGGGGATGGGACCTATCAGACATGGGTGTCAGTTGAGCTGGATCCTCAGAGCAGCGACCTTTACTCCTGTCATGTGGAGCACGGCGGTGTCCACGTGGTTCTTCAGGGTTCCCAGGGTAAAGATGGGGTTGTGGCTGTCTGGGGAGTGAGACTGAGGCAAGGGGGGGAGCGGGAAGCATGGATCACCGCGTGCTTTAGAATGGGTCTGTTAAATCAGAGGTTCTCTCACTTTTCGGTCTCAAGCCTcctttatactctttttttttttttataaatttatttatttatttatttatttatttatttatttatttatttatttatttttagctgttgggtcttcgtttctgtgcgagggctttctctagttgcggcaagcgggggctactcttcatcgcagtgcgcgggcctctcactatcgcggcctctcttgttgcggagcacaagctccagacgcgcaggctcagtagttgtggctcacgggcccagttgctccgtggcatgtgggatcttcccagaccagggctcgaacccgtgtcccctgcattggcaggcagattctcaaccactgcgccaccagggaagcccctcctttatactcttaaaaaaattattgagtaaCCCAAAGAGCTTTGGTTTATTTAGGTTATATCTGTTTCTATTTACTGTATTacaaactaaaaatttaaaaaaaattaaacactagAAAACACAAGCACATATTCCATTTGCTATCAGAGTGATGATGTCATCTCATATCATGTGGCCTTTAGAAAACTCCACTGTGCCCATGTGAGagatggagatttaaaaaaaagggagggaaatCATGACTTAGATCTCATGGACACCTTGATTGGGTCTTGAGGACCCTTGGGGCATTCAGACTATACTTTGGGAACTGCTGTTCCTCTGTTTTAGACTATTCTCCACAGAGCTGTGAAGTAAGAAGTGACAGTACAAAGAATAGTGTTGGGCTTCCTGATGATTGCAGGGACAAAAGTTCCCAAACATTAACATAGAAGAGGAGGAGCACTTGTGGATTCTTCCTCATTTGCTTGCTTTTAGAATCGGAAACTATGCTTCTGGCGATGAAAGCTGTTGGGCTCATTGTCCTCGCCATTGCCCTCTCTGGAGTTGGTGTCGTAGCCTGGCAAAGGAGGCCCTGAGGTGAGAGGCCTGTGGAAGGATCCTAGGAGTTGACAGactgtctctccacagctccattgagtttgttttttttttaatatttatttatttatttggttgcaccgggtcttagttgcggcaggcaggctcctcagctgtggcatgagaactcctagttgcggcatgcacgtgagatctagttccctgaccagggatcgaaccccggccccctgcattgggagcgcggtgtcttatccactgcgccacaagggaagtcccctccaTTGAGTTTTATTTTCTGCACCTGCCACTCTAAGCTCCATTTAGAAATGCGTTGGGCCTCACTTTGCAATCACAGGACCTAGAACACCTCTCTCACCATATAGGGAACACACACCACGGATGATACTTGTAAGGAGAGTGGTCTGTTTCACAGGTGGTGCCTGACATCGACAAAGTAGTACAATTCCTGTCCAGGTGGACAGTCCTCCTAGAAGTTGGGTCAGAGAAGATACAGTGACATCGGTTTGTCTTTTTCCAAGcgatattgttattattaattacTATCGACTTTTGAGGGAATTTTGTCCTTTATTTCAAAACTTCAGTTAAGTTTTCCCATTTTGACAAACATTATTCTGCTTCAATCATATGGAAGTCACTTTTCTTCTAAATTCATCTTTCAACCCATGAAACGTGGAAGAGATACCTTCGGAAAATGGAATTCAGGGTAAGAAAAAggggaaggagaaatgggagaGATATAGGCTCTTAGTACCTTGGGGAAAaaacttcattcattcagtaaacatgtgTTAAATGCCTACTATGTTCTAAGCACTGTATTAAATGCTGGGATACAGCAATGCAAAAGACAGACATGATCCCTGTTagagagcttacagtctagtctTGTAAGGTCATTTCCCACCTCTGGCCTCACTAGGTGCTCAAGTTGATCACAGCATAATATTGATGAGTCCTGGATAATGGGTTTGAAGCCAGTGTGGGCCAGGAATTTGGCTTTGTTTCATAGCCACAGACTTAAACCTCGATTCAGGTGATACCATGCAAAGCATGTTACTAGTTCAAAGTAAAACCAACCCTCTACTAGAAAATTAACTCAGAGTTAATGGGCCATTATGTTTTCTTTAGAAAGTATAGCACTAATCCCAATCCAGCAAGTGATAGCtgctgaagcaaaaaaaaaatttttttttctttttatacagtGACACACCTCTCTCAAGAATGATACGCACCGTGAGTTCCTGCTTTTTATCTTGCGGAGTTTGTGAATTTGAGTTAAAATTTGTCAAGTACTAAGAGAATCTTGACCAAGTAGGCTAAAAATGTCAATGCCAGCTTCTCAGTCTTTGCTGAACATTGCATAATTTATTTTTGAGCTATAAGGAAAAATGCACATATCTGACTAAAAACTTTTCCTTTCAGAGCAAAATGGAGTTGTCTACCTTCCTACACCAGATCACTGATGGGAGATGGCTATTTTCCAGCTGTCTTTCCTCTAGGAACCATGGTCTCCTCTGTCCCATATGGACTCAAGTCCAGCGCTCAAAGCTCTTGACCACACCCACAACAGACATGGACATTATAGGATTAATTATTTATGGCAGACAGATAGGAGCTACAAAATGTTATTTGTTCTTTGGCTCCAAAAAGACTGTCAGCTATCAGGCTCTTTTGATGGACTCCTTCATTACATTTCCTCTAAATGTGAATGCTCTCATGGCACAACacttccttaggtcccatttgtcaaCAGTGGTTTGCGGGTAGATTAGAGAATCTCAGGGCTGGGAGAAAACTTCAATCCAGGGCTGGAAATGTCTTCTCCAATGCCTTTGCCTTGAGCATCTAGCCTCCACTTGAATTCCACCAGTGCACATCACCTCGCTACGTCAAAAAAGGCCTCT encodes:
- the LOC137761475 gene encoding LOW QUALITY PROTEIN: major histocompatibility complex class I-related gene protein (The sequence of the model RefSeq protein was modified relative to this genomic sequence to represent the inferred CDS: inserted 1 base in 1 codon; deleted 2 bases in 2 codons; substituted 2 bases at 2 genomic stop codons), yielding MAENLASDHWERYAQLLRGWQQTSKLELKRQQRHYNHSGGHTYQRMIGCELLEDGNTTGFLQYAYDGXDFIIFNKDTLSWMAMDNVVHITKWAWEASQHELQYQKNWLEEECIAWLKRFLEYGKGTLQRTEPPLVRVNHKEXFPGIATLYCRAHGFYPPEISMIWMKNGEEIVQEMDYRDILPSGDGTYQTWVSVELDPQSSDLYSCHVEHGGVHVVLQGSQESETMLLAMKAVGLIVLAIALSGVGVVAWQRRPXEQNGVVYLPTPDH